A region of Clostridium acetobutylicum ATCC 824 DNA encodes the following proteins:
- a CDS encoding ketopantoate reductase family protein, which translates to MKILIYGAGVLGSYAAYELKRVGHEVTILARSSRYEELKEKGLVIRHWFQRKTTKNKINVVKELLPEEYYDAVFIVMQSSQTNAILPVITANVKCPLFVFVGNQDKAKDISEKIKSTSKSNPRVLFGFFSIGGRREGGKVISVHTKHPDFDIGDLEGRDDYKIIIEKIFKETSFKLHYHVNMDDFFKTHIVVIMPLAYLAYMSNCDLRKIAWNRKALNAVIDAMIEGHEVLIKLGHKVDPESSERLLRNHRKVAYLGLKVCAMTPLGKLGISDHCKSGWREMEYLDKRLLEWAKKSNLETPNINKLREHLIKYVHKKVI; encoded by the coding sequence ATGAAAATATTAATATACGGAGCAGGGGTTTTAGGTTCTTATGCTGCTTATGAGTTAAAAAGAGTAGGTCATGAGGTTACTATTTTAGCTAGATCAAGTAGATATGAAGAATTAAAAGAAAAAGGATTAGTAATTAGACATTGGTTTCAAAGAAAAACAACAAAAAATAAAATAAATGTAGTGAAAGAGTTACTGCCAGAGGAATATTATGATGCTGTTTTTATAGTTATGCAGAGCTCACAAACTAATGCTATATTACCAGTTATTACGGCAAATGTTAAGTGTCCTTTATTTGTGTTTGTTGGTAATCAAGATAAAGCAAAAGATATAAGTGAGAAAATTAAAAGTACATCTAAAAGCAATCCAAGAGTGCTTTTTGGATTTTTTAGTATTGGTGGAAGGAGAGAAGGTGGCAAGGTAATTAGTGTACATACTAAGCATCCTGATTTTGATATTGGAGATTTAGAGGGGAGGGATGATTATAAAATTATTATAGAAAAAATATTTAAGGAAACAAGCTTTAAATTGCATTATCATGTAAATATGGATGATTTTTTTAAGACTCATATTGTAGTTATTATGCCGCTTGCATATTTAGCTTATATGTCAAATTGTGATTTGAGAAAAATAGCTTGGAATAGGAAAGCACTAAATGCAGTTATCGATGCTATGATTGAGGGGCATGAGGTATTAATTAAATTGGGACACAAGGTTGATCCTGAGAGTAGTGAAAGGTTATTAAGAAATCATAGAAAAGTAGCTTATTTGGGGTTAAAGGTATGTGCAATGACACCTCTTGGTAAATTAGGAATAAGTGATCATTGTAAATCAGGTTGGAGGGAAATGGAATACTTGGACAAGAGACTATTGGAATGGGCTAAAAAATCAAATTTAGAAACACCGAATATAAATAAGCTTAGAGAACACTTAATTAAGTACGTACATAAGAAAGTTATATAA
- a CDS encoding ABC transporter permease → MIEYVVDYWDKLGWALIEHLEIVIITLLISIFIASILTIIAIYSRILSEILIHVFSVVYSIPSLALFAMLIPVSGLGKGTAIIVLIAYNQYLLLRNFIAGLNEVEPSIIEAATGMGMTNMQILFKIRLPLSKKALFTGVRLSVVSTIGIATIAAFINAGGIGSVLSDGLRTMNVYEIVWGSILAASLAIGVNAILSKMEKII, encoded by the coding sequence GTGATAGAATATGTAGTGGATTATTGGGATAAGTTAGGTTGGGCCCTTATTGAACACTTAGAGATAGTGATTATTACGCTTTTGATTTCAATTTTTATAGCATCAATATTGACCATAATTGCTATATATTCGAGAATATTATCGGAAATATTAATACACGTATTTTCAGTTGTTTATTCCATACCAAGCTTAGCGCTTTTTGCTATGTTAATTCCTGTGAGTGGACTTGGAAAGGGTACAGCTATAATAGTTCTGATAGCCTATAATCAATATTTGTTGCTTCGAAACTTTATCGCAGGTTTAAATGAAGTGGAACCTTCTATTATTGAAGCAGCAACTGGTATGGGAATGACTAACATGCAAATACTATTTAAAATAAGGTTACCATTATCTAAAAAGGCACTTTTTACGGGTGTTCGTTTGTCAGTAGTTTCAACTATAGGAATTGCAACTATAGCTGCGTTTATTAATGCAGGTGGTATTGGCAGTGTACTATCAGATGGACTTCGTACAATGAACGTATACGAGATTGTTTGGGGAAGCATATTAGCAGCAAGCTTAGCGATAGGTGTAAATGCAATTCTTAGCAAGATGGAAAAAATAATATAG
- a CDS encoding 2-hydroxy-6-oxo-6-phenylhexa-2,4-dienoate hydrolase: MKVYEFGKKENPAIMLLPGTCCHWKNNFSNVIDLLIEDFFVVCVSYDGFDETEKSEFQDMVTEVRKIENYINERFQGKIHAVYGCSLGGSFVGLMVQRKKIYMKHGILGSSDLDQATKPMALLQTKVMVPILYSMLHKGKVPKFIAKQMLKKGGEKYTKNALYMMGINGVSMSFVSKRSIRNQFYTDLVTRLENNIQSPETTIHCFYASRMGEEYKSRYKKHFMTPHIVEHDLLHEELLLCTPKEWAEVVKDCVL, encoded by the coding sequence ATGAAAGTATATGAATTTGGAAAAAAAGAAAATCCAGCTATTATGCTATTGCCCGGAACTTGCTGTCATTGGAAAAATAATTTTTCTAATGTAATAGATTTATTAATTGAAGATTTTTTTGTTGTTTGTGTATCATATGATGGCTTTGATGAAACAGAAAAATCAGAATTTCAGGACATGGTCACTGAGGTAAGAAAAATTGAAAATTATATTAATGAGAGATTTCAAGGGAAGATACATGCAGTGTATGGTTGTTCTTTGGGTGGATCTTTTGTAGGACTAATGGTACAGAGAAAGAAAATTTACATGAAACATGGAATTTTGGGAAGCTCAGATTTAGATCAGGCTACAAAACCAATGGCTTTATTACAAACGAAAGTTATGGTTCCCATTTTATATAGCATGTTACATAAAGGTAAGGTCCCCAAATTTATTGCAAAACAGATGTTAAAGAAAGGTGGAGAAAAATATACTAAGAATGCACTTTATATGATGGGGATAAATGGCGTTAGTATGTCCTTTGTTAGTAAAAGAAGTATAAGAAATCAGTTTTATACTGATCTGGTGACAAGATTAGAAAATAATATTCAATCACCAGAAACAACAATTCATTGCTTTTATGCTTCAAGGATGGGAGAAGAATATAAAAGCAGATATAAAAAGCATTTTATGACGCCACATATTGTAGAGCATGATTTATTACATGAAGAACTTCTCCTATGCACACCAAAGGAATGGGCTGAGGTTGTCAAGGATTGTGTATTATAA
- a CDS encoding ABC transporter ATP-binding protein gives MKAIEFINVSKKFSNAKYKAVDNVDLTIEEGEFITILGSSGSGKTTLLKMINRLYEPDKGSIVLFNEDIKKIDVVKLRRSIGYVIQQVGLFPHMTIANNIATVPKLLKWDKREIEKRIDELLHLVGLEPNEFKKRYPSQLSGGQQQRIGLARALAVDPKIMLLDEPFGAIDAINRMKLQDELLHIHGGLKKTFIFVTHDINEAFKLGSRVIIMDKGRICQFDTPRNIVKNPADEFVSSLISSSRNQERLWEELG, from the coding sequence TTGAAGGCTATAGAGTTCATTAATGTAAGTAAAAAATTTAGCAATGCAAAATACAAGGCGGTAGACAATGTTGATTTGACTATAGAGGAGGGAGAGTTTATTACCATACTAGGCTCTTCAGGTAGTGGAAAAACTACGTTACTAAAAATGATTAATCGACTATATGAACCGGATAAAGGAAGTATTGTTCTCTTCAATGAGGATATTAAGAAGATTGATGTAGTTAAGCTTAGAAGAAGTATAGGATATGTAATTCAGCAGGTAGGGTTATTTCCGCATATGACAATAGCGAATAATATTGCAACGGTACCTAAATTGCTAAAATGGGATAAAAGAGAAATTGAAAAAAGAATAGATGAATTATTGCACCTTGTTGGATTAGAACCTAATGAATTTAAGAAAAGGTATCCGTCACAGCTATCAGGCGGTCAGCAGCAAAGGATTGGTCTTGCTAGGGCCTTAGCAGTTGATCCAAAGATAATGCTCTTAGATGAGCCCTTTGGAGCTATTGATGCAATAAATAGAATGAAACTTCAAGATGAACTTTTGCATATTCATGGTGGATTAAAAAAGACATTTATATTTGTTACCCACGATATTAACGAGGCTTTTAAACTTGGCAGTAGAGTAATTATTATGGATAAGGGGAGAATATGCCAGTTTGATACACCAAGAAATATTGTTAAAAATCCAGCAGATGAATTTGTATCATCATTAATCTCATCATCACGAAATCAAGAACGCCTTTGGGAGGAATTAGGGTGA
- a CDS encoding glycine betaine ABC transporter substrate-binding protein, translating into MKKSIKRIMVTALAIVFAVSLTACAGKTTKSGEDKSGTIRVGSKDFTENLIIGEVYTLALKNAGYRVERVSNIAGSVIHTSIVNNQIDLYPEYTGTGLLSVLKKKPLTDPEKVYNTVKNDYKKQFKITWLNYSKANDGQGLVIRTDIAKKLGITTISDLQKHASELRFASQGEFDQREDGIPALTKVYGEFKWKSSKIYDNALKYQVLKNNEADVAPAYTTEGQLVNTKEFTLLKDDKQVWPPYNIAPVVRDNVLKAHPDIANILNKISSKLDTKTVTKLNSRVDVNKEDYAKVAREFYNSIK; encoded by the coding sequence ATGAAAAAAAGCATTAAGCGAATAATGGTAACAGCTTTGGCTATAGTGTTTGCAGTATCTTTAACAGCTTGTGCAGGTAAAACAACTAAAAGTGGTGAAGATAAAAGTGGAACGATTCGCGTTGGATCAAAAGACTTTACCGAAAATTTAATTATTGGAGAGGTGTATACTTTAGCATTAAAAAATGCTGGCTATAGGGTTGAAAGGGTATCAAATATAGCTGGATCAGTAATTCATACCTCCATTGTAAATAATCAAATTGATTTATATCCAGAGTATACAGGTACAGGTCTATTGTCTGTACTTAAGAAAAAACCGTTGACAGATCCAGAAAAAGTTTATAATACAGTAAAAAATGACTATAAAAAACAATTTAAAATTACGTGGCTAAATTATTCGAAAGCTAATGATGGTCAGGGGCTTGTTATTAGAACTGATATAGCAAAAAAGCTTGGAATTACAACAATATCGGATTTGCAGAAGCATGCAAGTGAGCTTAGGTTTGCATCTCAAGGTGAGTTTGACCAGAGAGAAGATGGAATTCCAGCTTTGACTAAGGTATATGGTGAATTTAAATGGAAGTCGTCAAAAATATATGATAATGCATTAAAATATCAGGTGCTAAAAAATAATGAAGCAGATGTTGCGCCAGCTTACACTACAGAAGGGCAGCTAGTGAATACAAAGGAATTTACATTACTAAAAGACGATAAGCAAGTATGGCCACCTTATAATATAGCTCCTGTTGTTCGTGATAATGTTTTAAAGGCACATCCTGATATTGCAAACATTTTAAATAAGATAAGTTCTAAGCTAGATACTAAGACAGTTACTAAATTAAATTCGAGGGTTGATGTTAATAAAGAAGACTATGCAAAGGTAGCTAGAGAGTTTTATAACTCAATTAAGTAG
- a CDS encoding MarR family winged helix-turn-helix transcriptional regulator encodes MPKKELEEYYVPFQCMIISNINSFNIDGVTTAQYNTLDILDKQGSKTTKELAEIRGISQAGISKLTKRLLEKGYVTQERRKTDRRNYDIIITESGKDFLIRSEKFRNKIMNLIENTLTERELDCFLKLCKKITDSYEEK; translated from the coding sequence ATGCCTAAAAAAGAGCTAGAAGAATATTATGTTCCTTTTCAATGTATGATTATAAGTAATATTAATAGCTTTAATATTGATGGAGTAACAACAGCACAATATAATACATTGGATATTTTAGATAAGCAGGGGTCTAAGACTACAAAAGAGCTAGCAGAAATTCGAGGTATTTCTCAAGCAGGAATATCTAAGTTAACAAAAAGGTTACTAGAAAAAGGGTATGTTACTCAAGAGCGTAGAAAAACTGATCGAAGAAACTATGACATTATAATTACTGAAAGTGGTAAGGATTTTTTAATTAGATCAGAAAAGTTTAGAAATAAAATAATGAACTTAATTGAAAATACTCTTACAGAAAGAGAATTGGATTGTTTTCTCAAATTATGCAAAAAGATTACTGATTCCTATGAGGAAAAATAA
- a CDS encoding ABC transporter permease encodes MNSDIKLQIIDYFNKNMGTYLASVRGHIKISLLALMVSIVIGVPLGYACVKYRRYENAILIIFQSLRIVPSLAILILLIPIMGIGLRPAMTALVLLSIPPILMNTASGLEETPAFMLETAYGMGMTEKQVLLKVKFPLAMPMILTGIKTAMIEIVASATLSSKIGAGGLGDIIFTGLALNRTDLILIGGISVAALSIIAGVLLNFIDRALLKYKYIRK; translated from the coding sequence TTGAATAGTGATATTAAATTGCAGATTATAGATTATTTCAATAAGAATATGGGTACGTATCTTGCATCAGTTAGAGGCCATATAAAAATTAGTTTATTGGCACTTATGGTATCCATTGTCATTGGAGTACCTTTGGGATACGCTTGTGTAAAATACAGAAGATATGAGAATGCTATCTTAATAATTTTTCAATCACTTAGGATAGTTCCAAGTTTGGCAATCTTAATACTTTTAATTCCTATAATGGGGATAGGTCTTAGGCCTGCAATGACAGCATTAGTGTTATTGTCTATTCCACCTATTTTAATGAATACAGCATCTGGTCTCGAAGAAACGCCTGCCTTTATGCTTGAGACAGCTTATGGAATGGGTATGACTGAAAAGCAGGTATTACTAAAGGTTAAATTTCCTTTAGCTATGCCTATGATTTTAACGGGAATTAAAACAGCTATGATTGAAATTGTTGCAAGTGCTACTTTATCCTCTAAAATAGGTGCAGGAGGACTTGGAGACATTATTTTTACAGGGTTAGCCCTTAATAGAACAGATTTAATTTTAATTGGTGGTATTTCTGTTGCGGCGTTATCTATTATAGCAGGAGTACTGCTTAATTTCATTGATAGAGCTTTGCTCAAATACAAATATATAAGAAAGTAG
- a CDS encoding carboxymuconolactone decarboxylase family protein — protein MAKITFSNEGNTPFQQLLGHNKDIMEKWTSLEECFFYSSTFTSELKEEVRRTLAFNNGCQYCMAKGKPSKDLTDSKILIATEIADIISKNQLVNDEYFNKLRNEFSDSEISELLALICFITASQKFGALTDLQMTCSII, from the coding sequence ATGGCAAAAATAACTTTTTCAAATGAAGGAAACACACCATTTCAACAATTATTAGGTCACAATAAAGACATAATGGAAAAATGGACTTCTTTAGAGGAATGTTTTTTTTATAGCAGTACATTTACTTCTGAATTAAAGGAAGAGGTGAGACGTACCCTTGCTTTTAATAACGGATGTCAATATTGTATGGCTAAAGGTAAGCCTTCTAAAGACCTAACTGATTCAAAAATTTTAATTGCCACTGAAATAGCTGATATTATTTCAAAAAATCAACTTGTTAATGATGAATATTTTAATAAACTAAGAAATGAATTTAGCGATAGTGAAATCTCTGAACTTTTAGCTCTGATATGCTTTATAACAGCCTCTCAAAAATTTGGAGCATTAACTGATTTGCAAATGACCTGCTCAATAATTTAA
- a CDS encoding amino acid permease, translating to MDQTKSKNQNLSRGLKNRHVQLLAIGGAIGTGLFLGSGRSIHLAGPSILFAYMITGAICFLVMRALGELLVSNLNYHSFVDFVQDYLGNGAAFITGWTYWFCWISLAMADVTATGLYVQYWIPSLPRWVPSLVILLILLIMNLTAVRLFGEMEFWFALIKVVAILALIIVGIFMIIKGFSTSAGAASFTNLWKHGGWFPNGSNGFILSFQMVVFAFTGIELVGLTAGETEDPEHVIPKAINNIPVRIIIFYIGALAVIMSIYPWNSINPDKSPFVQVFAAVGVAAAATIVNFVVLTSAASACNSGIFSTSRMVFSLANENNAPESMKKLTSHKIPSNATIFSAAVILIAVILNYIMPEGVFVLITSISTFCFIFIWAIIVICHIKYRKANPELASKNNFKMPLYPIANYIILAFFAFVIVTLALNSETRVALFVTPVWFIVLGIIYFISKSKKKN from the coding sequence ATGGATCAAACAAAATCAAAAAATCAAAATTTATCAAGAGGTCTAAAAAATCGTCATGTTCAGCTGCTTGCTATAGGAGGTGCAATTGGAACTGGATTATTTCTCGGTTCTGGCAGGTCTATTCACTTAGCTGGTCCATCTATTTTATTTGCTTACATGATAACAGGAGCAATTTGTTTTTTAGTTATGCGTGCTCTTGGGGAATTATTAGTTTCTAATTTAAACTATCACTCATTTGTAGACTTTGTACAAGATTATTTAGGAAACGGAGCAGCCTTCATTACTGGTTGGACATACTGGTTCTGCTGGATTTCACTTGCTATGGCTGATGTAACTGCCACCGGGCTTTATGTACAATACTGGATTCCAAGTCTGCCTAGATGGGTTCCAAGCCTTGTAATACTGTTAATTTTATTAATTATGAACCTTACCGCAGTAAGATTATTTGGTGAAATGGAATTTTGGTTTGCTTTAATTAAAGTTGTTGCAATTTTAGCACTAATTATAGTTGGTATTTTTATGATCATTAAAGGTTTTTCCACAAGTGCTGGCGCTGCTAGCTTTACAAATCTTTGGAAGCATGGCGGCTGGTTTCCAAATGGATCAAATGGTTTTATTCTTTCTTTCCAAATGGTGGTATTTGCCTTTACCGGAATAGAATTAGTTGGCTTAACTGCTGGTGAAACTGAAGATCCAGAACATGTTATTCCAAAAGCTATTAATAATATTCCAGTTAGAATCATTATTTTCTATATAGGAGCACTTGCTGTTATAATGAGCATTTATCCATGGAATTCAATTAATCCAGATAAAAGTCCATTTGTTCAAGTATTTGCTGCAGTTGGAGTAGCAGCAGCGGCAACTATTGTAAATTTTGTTGTACTAACCTCAGCTGCATCTGCTTGTAATAGTGGTATATTCAGCACAAGCCGTATGGTTTTCTCTCTTGCTAATGAAAATAATGCACCTGAATCAATGAAGAAATTAACTTCTCACAAAATACCTTCTAATGCTACAATATTTTCTGCAGCCGTAATCCTTATTGCAGTTATTCTTAACTATATTATGCCAGAAGGTGTATTTGTACTAATTACTAGCATATCAACGTTCTGCTTTATCTTCATTTGGGCAATAATAGTTATATGCCATATTAAATATCGCAAGGCTAATCCAGAGCTTGCTTCTAAAAATAATTTTAAAATGCCACTTTATCCAATAGCTAACTACATAATTTTAGCATTTTTCGCTTTTGTTATAGTTACTTTAGCTCTCAATAGCGAAACCCGAGTAGCTTTATTTGTAACACCTGTATGGTTTATAGTTCTTGGAATTATCTACTTTATATCTAAATCTAAAAAGAAAAATTAG
- the rpsD gene encoding 30S ribosomal protein S4 encodes MARFMGPRFKLARHLGVNVFGHPKALNRGVKQHKLSEYGEQLLEKQKLRAYYGVLEKQFKKIVFNALKSKEKSEDILVQSLERRLDNLVYRLGFGSTLREARQMVSHGHILVNGQKVDIPSYKVNIGDEVSLRSKSRKIQTYASNFTTIIPAVTYIEKDTESFSGRLIRLPKSVEVPVMVKYSKVLEFYSKN; translated from the coding sequence ATGGCAAGGTTTATGGGACCTAGATTTAAATTAGCAAGACATTTGGGGGTTAATGTTTTTGGACACCCTAAGGCATTAAACAGAGGTGTAAAACAACACAAACTTTCGGAGTATGGTGAACAGCTGTTGGAAAAGCAAAAGCTGAGGGCTTACTACGGGGTTTTAGAAAAGCAATTTAAAAAAATTGTATTTAATGCATTAAAATCAAAAGAAAAGTCTGAAGATATTTTGGTGCAGAGTCTTGAAAGAAGGTTGGACAATCTAGTTTATAGATTGGGATTTGGTTCAACTTTGAGAGAGGCAAGACAAATGGTGAGTCATGGACATATTCTTGTAAACGGACAAAAGGTAGACATACCATCCTACAAGGTAAATATAGGGGATGAAGTATCACTAAGAAGTAAGTCCAGAAAGATTCAAACTTATGCATCTAATTTTACTACAATAATTCCAGCTGTAACTTATATTGAAAAAGATACTGAAAGTTTTTCAGGTAGATTAATTAGGCTTCCAAAGTCTGTGGAAGTACCTGTTATGGTGAAATACTCCAAGGTTTTGGAGTTCTATTCTAAAAATTAA
- a CDS encoding Lrp/AsnC family transcriptional regulator, with translation MKLDEIDILILRELQNDSRLSIRELSKHVNLSPPAVTERVRRLEDNEIIEGYTIKINKKKLGLPIDCIVKVTMKNGQYEKFKIFIKEYKRSEWCYRIAGDGCFLVKLLVQSLNEIEEFINDVSSYAVTETIIALSEVAINNDINKFLKE, from the coding sequence ATGAAATTAGACGAAATAGATATATTAATTTTAAGGGAACTACAAAATGATAGTAGGTTATCTATAAGAGAATTATCTAAACATGTAAATCTTTCACCACCAGCTGTTACTGAAAGAGTGAGAAGGCTTGAAGATAATGAAATTATTGAAGGATACACAATAAAAATAAATAAGAAAAAACTTGGATTACCCATTGATTGTATAGTCAAGGTAACTATGAAGAATGGGCAGTATGAAAAATTTAAGATATTTATCAAAGAATATAAAAGAAGTGAATGGTGTTATAGAATTGCAGGAGATGGATGTTTTTTAGTTAAACTATTAGTACAATCACTAAATGAAATAGAAGAATTTATAAATGATGTATCTTCTTATGCAGTAACAGAAACTATTATAGCGCTTTCGGAAGTAGCAATAAATAATGATATTAATAAGTTTTTAAAGGAGTAA
- a CDS encoding metal-dependent transcriptional regulator, with the protein MYESRENYLETILILQSENGSVRSIDIAKKLDFSKPSVSRAVAILKNDKYIDIDEKGYIKLTSKGEEKAKSIYERHRLLTKFFVETAKVEKAIAEEDACRIEHIISDETFQGIKEFLKDVSK; encoded by the coding sequence ATGTATGAATCAAGAGAAAATTATTTGGAAACAATTTTGATATTGCAAAGTGAAAATGGAAGTGTGAGATCTATTGACATAGCAAAAAAGCTTGATTTTAGTAAGCCAAGTGTGAGCCGTGCAGTGGCTATACTGAAGAATGATAAATATATTGATATAGACGAAAAAGGATATATTAAGTTAACAAGTAAGGGAGAGGAGAAAGCTAAAAGCATATATGAAAGACACAGGCTTTTAACTAAATTTTTTGTTGAAACTGCAAAGGTTGAAAAAGCTATAGCAGAAGAAGATGCATGTAGAATAGAACATATCATAAGTGATGAAACTTTTCAAGGAATTAAAGAATTTTTAAAAGATGTTTCTAAATAG
- a CDS encoding branched-chain amino acid aminotransferase, whose protein sequence is MEKKNIDWANLGFGYVKTDKRFVSNYKDGKWDDGALVSDATIAISECAGVLQYSQACFEGMKAYTTEDGHIVTFRPDLNAQRMEDSCKRLEMPAFPKESFVDAVVKTIEANSEWVPPYGSGATLYIRPFMFASGPVIGVKPADEYQFRVFATPVGPYFKGGVKPLTLRVSDFDRAAPNGTGHIKAGLNYAMSLHAIVTAHEEGFDENMYLDAATRTKVEETGGANFLFVTKDNKVVTPKSNTILPSITRRSLMTVAKDYLGLEIEERTVYLDEVKDFAECGLCGTAAVISPVGKIVDHGKEICFPSGMSDMGPITKKLRDTLTGIQMGHIEAPKGWLKIIK, encoded by the coding sequence ATGGAAAAGAAAAATATAGATTGGGCTAATCTAGGCTTTGGATACGTTAAAACAGATAAAAGATTCGTATCTAACTATAAAGATGGAAAATGGGATGATGGTGCATTAGTTTCAGATGCTACCATTGCTATTAGTGAATGTGCAGGTGTACTTCAATACTCTCAAGCATGCTTTGAAGGTATGAAAGCTTACACAACTGAGGATGGACATATTGTTACCTTCCGTCCTGACTTAAATGCACAGCGTATGGAAGATTCATGTAAAAGATTAGAAATGCCTGCATTTCCAAAGGAAAGCTTTGTAGATGCTGTTGTAAAAACTATAGAGGCAAATTCTGAATGGGTACCTCCATATGGAAGTGGTGCTACACTTTATATTCGTCCATTTATGTTTGCTTCTGGACCAGTTATTGGAGTTAAACCAGCAGATGAATATCAATTCAGAGTATTTGCTACACCAGTTGGTCCATACTTTAAAGGAGGAGTTAAGCCTTTAACTTTACGTGTTAGTGATTTTGATCGTGCTGCTCCAAATGGTACTGGACACATCAAAGCTGGGCTTAATTATGCTATGAGTCTTCATGCAATTGTTACTGCACATGAAGAAGGCTTTGATGAAAATATGTATTTAGACGCAGCTACTAGAACAAAGGTTGAAGAAACTGGTGGAGCTAACTTCCTATTTGTAACTAAAGATAATAAGGTTGTTACACCGAAATCAAATACTATTCTTCCTTCAATCACACGTCGTTCTTTAATGACAGTTGCAAAAGATTACCTTGGACTAGAAATTGAGGAGAGAACTGTTTACCTTGATGAAGTAAAAGATTTTGCAGAATGCGGTCTTTGTGGAACAGCTGCTGTTATCTCACCAGTAGGAAAGATAGTAGATCATGGCAAAGAAATTTGTTTTCCAAGCGGAATGTCAGATATGGGACCTATCACTAAAAAATTACGTGATACATTGACAGGTATTCAAATGGGTCATATTGAAGCACCTAAGGGATGGCTTAAAATAATCAAATAA
- a CDS encoding N-acetyltransferase, protein MIKELKDSQIKRIMDIWLETNITAHSFIDKDYWVKNYDVVKNQYIPISQTFICEEDEQIKGFISVIDNSFIGALFVSEEYQRQGIGKKLIDYCKSLYSSLELCAYVENIAAVNFYEHCGFRVLGKQINDDSGFVECRMKWTK, encoded by the coding sequence ATGATTAAGGAATTAAAAGATTCTCAAATAAAAAGAATTATGGATATTTGGTTAGAGACTAATATTACTGCTCACAGCTTTATAGATAAAGATTATTGGGTTAAGAATTATGATGTAGTAAAAAATCAATATATACCTATTTCTCAAACTTTCATTTGTGAAGAGGATGAACAAATAAAAGGGTTTATAAGCGTTATTGATAATTCATTTATAGGAGCGTTATTTGTTTCAGAAGAGTATCAAAGGCAAGGAATAGGGAAAAAACTAATAGATTATTGTAAAAGTTTATATTCAAGTTTAGAATTATGTGCCTATGTAGAAAACATAGCTGCAGTAAATTTTTATGAGCACTGTGGTTTTAGAGTATTAGGAAAGCAAATAAATGATGATTCTGGTTTTGTTGAGTGCAGAATGAAATGGACAAAATAG